A single genomic interval of Terriglobus albidus harbors:
- a CDS encoding STAS domain-containing protein yields the protein MSIRKRAVNILQLPGQISSSSHAEILRRLKLAVQSGHPRFVLDCSRIEVMGAEEIQFILSCLEEAMKHNGDVRLAAVTPEARAVLQNAGISRLFEIYGSTESAIHSYQVRPASMAPLYSETAETQPDSEYAA from the coding sequence ATGTCTATTAGAAAAAGAGCAGTAAATATTCTTCAGCTTCCAGGCCAGATCTCTTCCAGTAGTCATGCAGAAATACTTCGCCGGCTTAAGCTGGCCGTTCAGAGTGGTCATCCGCGGTTCGTGCTTGATTGCTCAAGGATTGAAGTCATGGGTGCGGAAGAGATCCAATTTATTCTCTCCTGCCTGGAAGAAGCTATGAAGCATAACGGTGATGTAAGACTTGCCGCAGTGACCCCAGAAGCTCGCGCCGTACTACAGAATGCCGGAATCAGTCGTCTGTTTGAAATTTACGGATCGACAGAAAGTGCAATTCATAGCTATCAGGTTCGCCCGGCCAGCATGGCGCCCCTGTACTCGGAAACCGCTGAAACACAACCGGACAGCGAATACGCGGCTTAA
- a CDS encoding dTMP kinase, translating into MNQTLPEKRPLLISFSGIDGAGKSTQIALLRDILQSSGQQVQLVTFWDDVVALKSFREDLGHKVFKGDKGVGSPEAPIHRRDKNVQSPLLTCMRMALYALDLLSLRRTVKKLLRANPRAEDRVVIFDRFLYDELANLQVDRSFHRLYVRAILRFIPKPGLAFVLDADPDTAFARKPEYPLEFLRSNRMAYLRLAAIAGMAVIPPSSAELAHREICRKVEERKHALLSKGKTGHELRDERLFSGPVSTST; encoded by the coding sequence ATGAATCAGACCTTGCCTGAAAAGAGGCCTCTTCTCATAAGCTTTTCCGGTATCGATGGAGCCGGAAAGAGCACGCAGATTGCGCTGCTTCGCGACATTCTGCAATCGTCGGGACAACAGGTCCAGTTGGTCACCTTCTGGGATGATGTCGTCGCGCTGAAGTCTTTCCGGGAAGATCTGGGCCACAAAGTCTTCAAAGGCGACAAAGGAGTCGGCTCTCCGGAAGCTCCCATTCACCGCCGGGACAAAAATGTTCAATCACCGCTGCTCACCTGTATGCGGATGGCACTCTATGCGCTGGATCTTCTATCGCTGCGCCGAACAGTAAAGAAGCTTCTTCGGGCAAATCCTCGGGCTGAAGATCGTGTCGTGATCTTTGACCGCTTCCTTTATGACGAGCTTGCCAACCTGCAGGTGGATCGTTCCTTTCACCGCTTGTATGTACGCGCAATCCTACGGTTTATTCCGAAGCCAGGCCTCGCCTTCGTTCTGGACGCCGATCCCGACACAGCGTTCGCCCGCAAGCCGGAATATCCTCTGGAGTTCCTCCGCTCGAACCGCATGGCGTATCTCCGTCTCGCCGCGATCGCGGGAATGGCAGTGATTCCGCCGTCAAGCGCGGAGCTCGCACACCGTGAGATATGCCGCAAGGTCGAGGAAAGGAAACATGCCCTGCTCTCAAAAGGAAAGACAGGGCATGAGCTGCGGGATGAGAGATTGTTTTCCGGACCGGTCTCTACCAGTACGTAA
- a CDS encoding Ig-like domain-containing protein — protein sequence MNVFVRLILFFGCAIPAFATVAVTSPTNNTTVGSSVRVTANATTSCSNGVASMGIYVDHALQRVVDGTTLDSSVPLSPGNHLVVVQEWDYCGGSTYTPLNLTSSSSAGVNVASPANGSKVGTPAIYVASATTACDKGISAMGIYVNQQLVYKVDGSTLATPITMGQGQQSTVVQAWDNCGGTAATPIDVTVTGTRLTNLQAAPGWNQWGQLPPVYDICDAPCAGVYWSMTQNQQTPSLSGNATQFYLGGTTPYSDVLFSNPVIGHGNKQGLTDESHTLLPTLHDFLYDTDVYVSNWAVTQVLEFDLNMYAGGLGMEWGTECNHLNGNVWDYWNNVEARWVPTSIPCTLKDGWNHVTLQAHRQANNDLLYQSITVNGVVYPLNITVAPKAVPSDWWGMTVNYQMDGNYKMDGYTTALDNFHFTYW from the coding sequence ATGAACGTATTTGTTCGTTTGATATTGTTCTTTGGCTGCGCGATTCCAGCGTTTGCTACAGTTGCAGTTACTTCACCCACCAATAACACGACCGTCGGATCGTCTGTCCGGGTCACAGCGAATGCCACAACGTCGTGCTCCAATGGGGTCGCCTCAATGGGCATCTACGTCGATCATGCTTTACAGCGTGTTGTAGACGGAACCACTCTAGACTCATCCGTTCCTCTTTCTCCTGGCAATCACCTTGTCGTGGTACAGGAATGGGACTACTGCGGAGGCTCTACCTATACTCCATTGAATCTAACCTCGTCTTCCTCCGCCGGTGTGAACGTCGCCTCGCCCGCAAACGGGAGCAAGGTAGGAACTCCTGCGATCTATGTTGCGAGTGCCACGACGGCTTGCGACAAAGGCATATCTGCGATGGGCATTTACGTCAATCAGCAGCTCGTTTATAAGGTCGACGGTTCGACACTTGCCACTCCGATCACCATGGGACAAGGGCAGCAATCCACGGTTGTTCAGGCATGGGATAACTGTGGAGGAACCGCGGCAACGCCCATTGATGTCACCGTTACGGGAACCAGGCTGACAAATCTGCAGGCAGCTCCAGGGTGGAATCAGTGGGGACAGTTGCCGCCTGTATATGACATCTGCGATGCACCCTGTGCGGGAGTCTACTGGTCGATGACGCAGAACCAGCAGACACCTTCGCTCAGCGGCAATGCAACGCAGTTCTATCTTGGCGGTACGACTCCCTATTCTGACGTCCTCTTCTCGAACCCTGTTATCGGGCATGGGAACAAGCAGGGCCTAACAGACGAAAGCCACACCCTCCTGCCGACATTGCATGACTTTCTCTATGACACCGACGTGTATGTGAGCAACTGGGCCGTTACCCAGGTGCTCGAGTTCGATCTGAACATGTATGCCGGAGGATTAGGTATGGAGTGGGGAACTGAGTGCAATCACTTGAATGGCAACGTTTGGGACTACTGGAACAACGTTGAAGCCCGATGGGTGCCGACCTCGATCCCGTGCACACTCAAAGATGGCTGGAACCATGTAACGTTACAAGCGCATCGGCAAGCCAACAACGATCTTCTCTACCAGTCCATCACCGTGAACGGAGTGGTTTATCCACTGAATATTACCGTAGCGCCGAAGGCGGTTCCATCAGACTGGTGGGGGATGACCGTCAACTACCAGATGGATGGCAACTACAAGATGGATGGCTATACCACCGCCCTTGATAACTTCCACTTTACGTACTGGTAG
- a CDS encoding VWA domain-containing protein has protein sequence MQLRLPFLLCSVLTLMCVGAGHAQTAPQSSRSLSVDRDPAPSIDPDGVTPAQPEPASAVATGPIQKDAGGRYTLRADAYEVQLNVTVLDPSGRPATNLTKDTFHVAEDGVPQTITSFRHEDTAVSIGLLIDSSASMYDKRAAVEKASLDLIRLSNPKDEAFLVDFSSKAYIDQDFTSSVDKLQQGLRYVKSTGGTAAYDAVMASAEYMSKHRKNAKQVLVLITDGDDNASRTTLRDMIKRVQGLEGPVIYCVGLLFGDDIDKVEAQRAHALLEQIADQTGGAAFFPKSLKEVDTIASAVAEDIRTQYTIGYRSTNPPSNGGYRTVHVDAFAGRQKLTVRTRNGYLAKALPVASSK, from the coding sequence ATGCAGCTTCGCCTTCCCTTCCTGCTCTGCTCGGTTCTGACACTAATGTGTGTGGGTGCAGGTCACGCGCAGACCGCACCACAATCATCACGATCGCTGAGTGTGGATCGTGATCCAGCGCCCTCCATCGATCCTGACGGAGTCACTCCGGCGCAGCCGGAGCCAGCTTCTGCTGTGGCCACCGGTCCAATCCAGAAAGATGCGGGTGGACGCTATACGCTACGAGCTGATGCCTATGAAGTACAGCTCAATGTAACCGTTCTGGATCCCTCAGGCCGGCCAGCGACGAATCTTACAAAAGATACGTTCCATGTCGCGGAAGACGGTGTGCCGCAGACCATCACCAGCTTTCGGCATGAAGACACTGCCGTTTCGATCGGCCTGCTGATCGACAGTTCTGCGTCGATGTACGACAAGCGCGCGGCAGTAGAGAAAGCGTCTCTGGACCTTATCCGCCTTTCCAATCCCAAAGATGAAGCCTTTCTCGTCGACTTCAGCTCAAAGGCTTACATCGATCAGGACTTTACCTCCTCGGTAGACAAGCTGCAGCAGGGCTTACGTTATGTGAAATCCACTGGCGGCACCGCGGCTTACGATGCCGTGATGGCGTCAGCGGAATATATGTCGAAGCACCGCAAGAATGCCAAACAGGTTCTCGTTCTGATTACCGACGGTGACGACAACGCTTCGCGAACGACATTGAGAGACATGATCAAGCGCGTGCAGGGTCTGGAAGGTCCGGTGATCTATTGCGTTGGCCTTCTCTTCGGCGATGACATCGATAAGGTAGAAGCACAACGGGCACACGCCCTGCTCGAACAGATTGCCGATCAGACGGGTGGAGCCGCCTTCTTTCCGAAATCTCTGAAGGAAGTGGATACGATCGCCTCGGCCGTAGCAGAAGATATCAGAACCCAGTACACCATCGGGTACCGGTCTACCAATCCGCCTAGCAACGGTGGCTACCGTACGGTACACGTCGATGCGTTTGCCGGACGTCAGAAACTCACAGTGCGGACAAGAAATGGATATCTGGCGAAAGCGTTGCCGGTTGCATCCTCTAAATAG
- a CDS encoding FG-GAP-like repeat-containing protein gives MRFPFVPVLLLLASSSILPAQTNLSFELSRDTYMAFGVEAMAQGDFNGDGKPDMVFGGGSSFTVVTLRLGNGDGTFQPPITVGQADSSEVEDIAAADLNQDGKLDVIVLCIGGTFDVFLGNGDGSFQPAIAVATAGSPRAMAVGDFNGDQRPDLAIGDSQGSVEIFNNTDGKNFVLSNTVPIDPTRDILNVKAGDFDDDGVTNLAVLTSDSAYALWNDGAGNFRKSALSAYTNPAGLNVGDLNQDGMTDILVSYDCHPNPQYPGPKGPISTCEGVDVFYGQGQQKTFERHIITADTVGAARYLWAADVNGDGIGDLVTGTSDQNGSQTGLFIWLGHPDGSFDQAASRFIATSSGTGQLVVADFNRDGMIDFAQALPGDAQTQIYLNATNRAPCATSQINPTVTVCQPVDNTYLPAPAIRVTANAYDTNQVTAMQLYVNGDLVYSRPVSGFNRTFQLGEGSFNLVTKAWDYAGLNFRSVRHVTLYNGTPGSVCAAALGTAEICLPSGATSTSPVHIVGNGYTSYVPTAAQLYIDGNLVINNTSCNDYGACPGGSSLVDTYQGLSSGSHDLVFKLWDANGNIYSADKTVSVE, from the coding sequence ATGCGGTTCCCCTTTGTCCCTGTCTTACTTCTATTAGCCAGCAGCTCTATTCTTCCCGCGCAAACCAATCTGAGTTTTGAACTGAGCCGCGATACTTACATGGCCTTCGGCGTCGAGGCTATGGCACAAGGTGACTTCAACGGAGACGGCAAGCCTGACATGGTCTTCGGCGGGGGCTCCAGCTTTACCGTAGTCACACTACGCCTCGGTAACGGGGACGGGACCTTCCAGCCTCCAATCACTGTCGGGCAGGCGGATAGTTCAGAAGTGGAGGATATCGCCGCGGCTGACCTTAACCAGGATGGCAAGCTTGATGTCATTGTCCTTTGTATCGGTGGCACCTTCGATGTCTTCCTCGGCAACGGGGATGGCTCGTTCCAACCAGCCATCGCGGTGGCTACCGCGGGTTCTCCACGTGCGATGGCGGTAGGCGACTTCAACGGAGACCAACGACCTGACCTGGCGATCGGCGATTCGCAAGGGTCGGTCGAGATCTTCAACAACACAGACGGCAAAAACTTTGTGTTAAGCAACACGGTCCCGATTGACCCCACCAGGGACATCCTGAATGTGAAGGCCGGCGATTTCGACGATGACGGAGTCACGAATCTTGCAGTGCTCACCTCCGACTCCGCTTATGCTCTCTGGAACGATGGAGCCGGGAATTTCAGGAAGAGTGCGCTGTCCGCTTATACCAACCCTGCGGGACTTAACGTCGGCGATCTGAACCAGGATGGAATGACAGACATTCTCGTCTCCTATGACTGCCACCCCAATCCTCAGTACCCTGGCCCCAAGGGACCGATCTCTACGTGCGAAGGTGTCGATGTCTTTTATGGGCAAGGGCAGCAGAAGACCTTTGAACGTCACATCATCACCGCGGATACGGTTGGAGCAGCGAGATATCTTTGGGCCGCTGACGTCAACGGCGATGGCATTGGCGATCTTGTCACCGGCACCTCCGACCAGAACGGCAGCCAGACAGGACTCTTCATCTGGCTCGGCCACCCGGATGGCTCCTTCGATCAGGCTGCGAGCCGCTTCATTGCTACCTCAAGCGGCACCGGACAACTTGTGGTAGCGGACTTCAACCGCGATGGAATGATTGACTTCGCGCAAGCGCTTCCCGGAGACGCACAAACCCAGATCTATCTGAACGCAACCAACCGTGCCCCTTGCGCTACGAGTCAAATCAATCCAACCGTCACAGTATGTCAGCCTGTGGACAACACTTACCTCCCAGCTCCTGCCATCAGGGTAACGGCCAATGCCTACGACACGAATCAGGTAACGGCGATGCAGCTGTATGTCAATGGCGACCTTGTCTATTCGCGGCCAGTTTCCGGCTTCAACCGCACCTTCCAACTCGGAGAGGGCTCTTTCAATCTTGTCACTAAAGCGTGGGACTATGCCGGTTTAAACTTCAGGTCGGTCCGGCACGTGACGCTCTACAACGGGACACCTGGATCTGTCTGCGCAGCCGCACTGGGTACCGCGGAGATCTGTCTTCCCTCTGGAGCGACTTCTACGTCGCCCGTGCATATCGTTGGCAACGGCTATACCTCTTATGTTCCGACCGCGGCTCAGCTTTATATTGACGGCAACCTTGTCATCAACAACACAAGCTGCAACGACTATGGAGCTTGCCCCGGTGGCTCATCGCTTGTCGATACCTATCAAGGCCTCTCCAGCGGCAGCCATGATCTGGTCTTCAAGCTGTGGGATGCCAACGGGAACATCTACAGTGCCGATAAGACTGTCTCCGTCGAATAA
- a CDS encoding FG-GAP repeat domain-containing protein encodes MLPRLVVVVTIAVCASRLCGQTPLSFESYGDRYNGGSGPMIAADFNRDGKVDLVQCCSSTRNLIFRAGTGDGTFQPPVTASADAVALQSGIAADINHDGNLDLVTVAALNPPAPPAAGTYVLSIFQGNGDGTFRAPQTYATTQEPGQAVVGNFFNDGQSAIAVGESYGLIELFRNNGDGTFVFAGSISVGTGNFSPVQVVAGSLNGNGISDLAALVLNSNDFAMPSELSVLWNNGNGAFTRQVLGQYSWSQITTAQMNGDANADLLVSYQCTPPPGTGYYCVGFDAFYGAGQNNLSKKTLVNSTSGLNPGDLGQIEGVDVDGDGYIDIAAVGALQCNGSTGECNDAPQGLSIWQGNADGSFLQTPANFFTSRNVQVGAAVMADFNRDGRMDFAQTQPGAGGPTEFYLNATRRRNCGTYTISPSVTVCSPVDNTYLPNSVHVRASSYDTTQVTALQEYIDGVLKYSEPVTSLDQRFPMSEGSHLFVTKAWDASGASFMSFRTVTVYDGTPGATCYAAMNSASLCLPKGTSSSGPVLIVGNGNTGTSLTTAAQLYIDDNLVVNNAAPCETACYGVNTMVQTEQSLSPGSHTLVFKVWDLAGDVYQDQKTIYVE; translated from the coding sequence ATGCTTCCCCGACTTGTTGTAGTCGTCACTATTGCCGTGTGCGCTTCACGGCTATGCGGTCAAACTCCACTTAGTTTCGAGAGCTATGGAGACAGATATAACGGAGGCAGCGGTCCAATGATCGCAGCCGATTTCAATCGCGACGGCAAAGTTGATCTGGTCCAATGTTGCAGCTCAACTCGGAATCTGATTTTTCGTGCAGGTACCGGCGATGGCACATTTCAGCCACCGGTTACGGCATCTGCGGATGCCGTTGCGCTGCAGAGTGGTATTGCAGCCGATATAAACCATGATGGCAACCTCGACCTCGTTACAGTCGCAGCTCTGAATCCCCCTGCGCCTCCCGCGGCCGGTACATATGTGTTGAGTATTTTCCAGGGAAATGGGGATGGCACGTTTCGAGCACCGCAGACCTACGCGACCACTCAAGAGCCTGGGCAAGCCGTTGTCGGGAACTTCTTCAATGATGGTCAATCGGCCATTGCGGTTGGCGAGTCGTACGGCCTGATCGAGCTATTCCGCAACAATGGAGATGGAACGTTTGTTTTTGCGGGCTCGATATCGGTTGGTACTGGAAACTTCAGCCCCGTTCAGGTAGTGGCAGGGAGCCTGAATGGCAACGGGATCTCTGACCTTGCAGCGCTTGTTCTGAATTCCAATGACTTTGCGATGCCATCGGAGTTGAGCGTGTTATGGAATAACGGCAATGGAGCTTTTACACGGCAGGTGCTAGGGCAATATTCCTGGTCTCAAATCACAACCGCTCAGATGAACGGGGATGCCAATGCAGATCTCCTTGTGAGTTACCAGTGCACACCGCCGCCCGGAACTGGCTACTACTGCGTGGGATTCGATGCTTTCTATGGAGCCGGACAAAACAATCTTTCCAAGAAGACGCTGGTCAATTCGACGTCAGGCTTAAATCCTGGAGATCTTGGGCAGATTGAAGGTGTCGATGTGGATGGGGACGGCTACATCGATATCGCTGCGGTCGGAGCGCTGCAGTGTAATGGTTCTACGGGAGAGTGTAACGATGCACCGCAGGGCCTTTCGATCTGGCAGGGAAATGCCGACGGATCATTTCTCCAGACTCCTGCGAACTTCTTCACTTCGCGAAATGTACAGGTGGGCGCAGCCGTTATGGCGGATTTTAATCGCGACGGAAGGATGGACTTTGCCCAGACACAACCCGGAGCTGGGGGACCAACGGAGTTCTATCTGAACGCAACACGGCGAAGGAACTGCGGGACCTATACCATCAGCCCCTCCGTGACGGTATGCTCTCCAGTCGATAACACCTACTTGCCGAACTCCGTGCATGTGCGTGCTAGTAGTTATGACACGACCCAGGTGACAGCCCTCCAGGAGTACATCGACGGTGTGCTGAAGTACTCTGAGCCTGTAACGAGCCTTGACCAGAGATTCCCGATGAGCGAGGGCTCTCATCTGTTCGTGACCAAAGCCTGGGACGCAAGCGGGGCGAGTTTCATGTCCTTCCGAACAGTAACCGTGTACGACGGGACGCCCGGAGCCACATGCTACGCGGCGATGAACTCCGCCAGCCTCTGTCTCCCAAAAGGGACGAGTAGCTCAGGACCTGTCCTGATTGTGGGCAACGGGAACACAGGGACAAGTCTTACAACCGCAGCGCAGCTTTATATCGATGACAATCTGGTCGTGAACAATGCGGCTCCCTGCGAGACAGCCTGTTATGGAGTCAATACGATGGTGCAGACGGAGCAGAGCCTATCCCCTGGATCACACACGCTTGTCTTCAAGGTGTGGGATCTGGCGGGGGATGTGTATCAGGATCAGAAGACAATTTACGTAGAGTAG
- a CDS encoding Ig-like domain-containing protein — protein MKIFRLFLFLSLFISWPAFATVVVSSPANGSTVGTNVQFVASGSTSCSSGVSAMGVYVDDGLIYQAGGTSMNTTLTLPTGNHRVAVQAWDYCGGATNTLLNLAVASQGGVTVSSPANNSTVSAQAHYAASATTSCGSGVSAMGVYVNDSLAYMVNGASMDTTLTLPAGTQRTVVQAWDRCGGASTTPITVNVTAGTKISNIHATNGWNQWGELPPVYDICGAPCSGVDWSMTQHVGSGSLSGNATIFWVGGSTPYSDALWSNKLIGQGTTQNMPDTNQTILPSIHHMVYDTDVYVSNLAVTQDLEFDVNLFMYGVGMEFGMECNHLNGNVWDIWNNVNVQWVHTSIPCTLNDKSWNHVSFQVQRESNNDLTYQSITVNGTTYTINQTVAPFSVPSGWYGMTVNYQMDGNYQQTPYTTMLDNLSITYW, from the coding sequence ATGAAGATCTTCCGTCTTTTTTTATTTCTCTCTCTCTTCATCTCGTGGCCGGCATTCGCAACGGTCGTTGTCAGTTCTCCCGCAAACGGCTCGACTGTCGGCACTAACGTTCAGTTTGTTGCATCGGGAAGTACTAGTTGTTCCAGTGGCGTTTCAGCCATGGGCGTCTATGTGGATGACGGCCTGATCTATCAAGCCGGCGGCACATCGATGAATACCACTCTTACCCTTCCTACAGGCAATCATCGAGTAGCCGTACAGGCGTGGGATTATTGCGGTGGCGCCACCAACACGCTATTGAATCTGGCAGTGGCCTCGCAGGGAGGAGTCACCGTCAGTTCGCCTGCAAATAACAGCACCGTAAGCGCCCAGGCGCACTATGCCGCAAGCGCAACCACAAGCTGCGGCAGCGGAGTGAGTGCGATGGGAGTTTATGTGAATGACTCTCTTGCCTACATGGTCAACGGAGCATCGATGGATACGACCCTGACGCTTCCCGCCGGTACGCAAAGAACCGTTGTTCAAGCATGGGATCGCTGCGGTGGCGCCTCAACGACGCCGATTACGGTCAATGTCACCGCAGGAACGAAGATCAGCAACATTCACGCGACCAACGGCTGGAATCAGTGGGGTGAGCTCCCGCCGGTCTATGACATCTGCGGTGCTCCCTGCTCCGGAGTGGATTGGTCAATGACGCAGCACGTTGGCTCCGGATCATTGAGCGGTAACGCCACAATCTTCTGGGTTGGCGGATCCACTCCCTATTCTGATGCTCTTTGGTCGAATAAGCTGATCGGCCAGGGCACGACCCAGAACATGCCTGACACGAATCAGACCATCCTGCCTTCCATCCATCACATGGTCTATGACACCGACGTCTACGTCAGCAATCTTGCGGTTACGCAGGATCTGGAGTTTGACGTCAACCTATTCATGTACGGTGTCGGCATGGAGTTCGGAATGGAGTGCAACCATCTCAACGGCAATGTGTGGGACATCTGGAACAATGTGAACGTACAGTGGGTCCATACGAGTATTCCGTGTACGCTCAATGACAAAAGCTGGAACCATGTCAGCTTCCAGGTTCAGCGCGAGTCGAATAACGACCTGACGTACCAATCCATCACCGTGAACGGAACCACCTACACCATCAATCAGACGGTCGCCCCCTTCTCCGTTCCCAGCGGCTGGTATGGCATGACAGTGAACTATCAGATGGATGGCAACTACCAGCAGACGCCCTATACGACCATGCTGGACAACCTGAGCATTACCTATTGGTAG
- a CDS encoding ABC transporter permease gives MKDLFYGLWPICRKEFTHIRRDPTTLFFTLAVPLMQLFLLGLAVDTNVRQIATVVLDESHTQQSRQFIDKLAASDSFHIMAHVDSADKLDSAIRAGEARVGVRIPYDYARRLQGGSTARVLVLMDGSDSSVAGQATNASTGVAMQLSLAQLLGNTPMPVEVRPSVLYNPSTRSANFFIPGLIAVLLQMMVILMVALSLVRERERGTLEQLTMTPVAPLGLMVGKMIPYGVMAFAELCVILVVMRMVFLVPVHGNVLTLLVLSVPFLLTVLGLGLIISTKAQTQAEAFQLAMATILPSIFLSGYIFLIENMPPFFAMLSKLVPTTYYIRILRGIVLRGAGLEDLWMNGLILLVMGCATTGIAALLFVRQQRHT, from the coding sequence ATGAAGGATCTCTTCTACGGGCTATGGCCCATCTGCCGCAAGGAGTTCACGCACATCCGGCGTGACCCCACAACTCTGTTCTTCACTCTGGCCGTACCGCTGATGCAGTTGTTTCTGCTTGGCCTTGCGGTGGATACGAATGTGCGTCAAATTGCGACGGTCGTTCTGGATGAGTCGCACACGCAGCAGAGCCGTCAGTTTATCGACAAACTTGCAGCGTCGGACTCATTCCATATCATGGCTCACGTAGACTCCGCGGATAAGCTGGATAGCGCCATTCGCGCGGGCGAAGCAAGAGTCGGCGTGCGGATTCCGTATGACTACGCGCGCCGCTTGCAGGGGGGCAGCACCGCCAGGGTGCTGGTGTTGATGGACGGCTCGGACTCATCCGTTGCCGGACAGGCGACGAATGCCTCCACCGGCGTGGCGATGCAGCTCTCACTCGCGCAGTTACTGGGCAATACGCCGATGCCGGTGGAAGTAAGGCCGTCGGTCCTCTACAACCCCAGCACGCGTTCAGCGAACTTCTTTATCCCGGGTCTGATTGCGGTATTGCTGCAGATGATGGTGATCCTGATGGTAGCCCTAAGCCTGGTGCGCGAGCGGGAACGCGGCACGCTGGAGCAGTTGACCATGACGCCGGTGGCTCCGCTGGGGCTGATGGTCGGCAAGATGATCCCATATGGCGTCATGGCCTTTGCGGAGCTGTGCGTGATCCTCGTGGTGATGCGCATGGTCTTCCTGGTGCCGGTGCATGGAAATGTGCTGACGTTGCTCGTACTGTCGGTTCCTTTCCTGCTGACGGTTCTTGGCCTCGGGTTGATCATCTCCACCAAGGCACAGACGCAGGCAGAGGCCTTTCAGCTTGCAATGGCGACTATTCTGCCATCGATCTTTCTTTCCGGATACATCTTTCTGATTGAGAACATGCCGCCGTTCTTTGCCATGCTCAGCAAGCTGGTTCCGACCACGTACTACATCCGCATTTTGCGTGGCATTGTGTTACGCGGCGCCGGCCTCGAGGATCTCTGGATGAATGGATTGATTCTGCTGGTGATGGGCTGTGCGACCACTGGTATCGCGGCATTGCTGTTTGTGCGGCAACAACGGCATACATAA
- a CDS encoding ABC transporter ATP-binding protein, with the protein MTPVITVDGMTIRFGSFTAVQDVSFQVGKGELFGFLGPNGSGKTTIIKALCGLLTPTEGTGTILGMDIRKHAADIRRHVGYMSQKFGLYEDLTVAENLTFYAGVYGIKGTQAEQRTKELLALTGMEPYLDRRVGALSGGWKQRLSLSCAIIHSPQVLFLDEPTAGIDPVARRSLWDLFFQLSGEGVTFFVTTHYMDEAERCGRVGYIYLSKLAAIGTVAELQQLPEANPKGTVRVQIEARDASMELTRLRSMKGVREATIFGRSIHALVEQDDLEAIRQQLNGASVETIVPSLEDVFVTLTYEIMKERR; encoded by the coding sequence ATGACACCGGTGATTACTGTCGATGGAATGACGATTCGCTTTGGCAGCTTTACAGCCGTGCAGGACGTGAGCTTCCAGGTGGGTAAGGGAGAATTGTTTGGATTTCTTGGACCAAACGGTTCGGGGAAGACGACGATCATCAAAGCGCTGTGTGGTCTGCTGACGCCAACTGAAGGTACAGGCACCATCCTCGGGATGGATATCCGCAAGCATGCTGCGGATATTCGCCGGCACGTCGGATATATGTCACAGAAGTTCGGTTTATATGAAGACCTGACGGTGGCGGAGAACCTGACCTTCTACGCCGGTGTGTATGGCATCAAAGGAACGCAGGCTGAACAGCGCACAAAGGAGTTGCTTGCGCTGACCGGTATGGAGCCCTATCTGGACCGGCGCGTAGGAGCTCTCTCCGGCGGATGGAAGCAGCGCCTTTCGTTGAGCTGTGCAATCATCCATTCGCCCCAGGTGCTCTTTCTGGATGAGCCGACGGCCGGTATCGACCCCGTGGCGCGGCGATCGCTATGGGATCTGTTCTTTCAACTTTCGGGTGAGGGCGTTACGTTTTTCGTGACGACGCACTATATGGATGAGGCTGAACGTTGTGGCCGTGTGGGCTATATCTATCTGTCAAAGCTGGCGGCGATAGGCACGGTCGCCGAACTGCAGCAGTTGCCTGAAGCCAATCCGAAGGGAACTGTGCGGGTACAGATTGAAGCACGGGATGCTTCCATGGAGCTGACACGTCTGAGATCGATGAAGGGAGTTCGTGAAGCAACGATCTTCGGACGTTCGATTCACGCGCTGGTGGAGCAGGATGATCTGGAAGCCATTCGGCAGCAGCTCAACGGGGCATCCGTGGAGACGATTGTCCCGTCGCTTGAGGATGTCTTCGTCACCTTGACCTACGAGATCATGAAGGAGCGGCGATGA